In Stieleria varia, one genomic interval encodes:
- a CDS encoding serine/threonine protein kinase, which yields MAEDENESSVDLRNAEIISEIIDQWVESDEATRPSVEELVAAHPELAPGLRSCLDGLLRIRRGVDGLRCDSTTVGDAPNNPSDTQSTPEIPGFEILGELGRGGMGIVYRARQESLDRVVALKVLPTGSVDPRAAERFVREAELAATLHHTHIVPIHAVGHHNGLHWYAMQCIEGNSLVDWNTIKPARPGDAIDKAIEIGIGAANALQHAHDRGVIHRDVKPGNLLLDECGHLWLTDFGLARRSADVTATVTGAMIGTPRYMSVEQISVSDENVDHRTDIYSLGATLYELVTGKPLFDADSPLKLLAKIQNDDPTPPATISPAVSRELNLVLLKSLDKDRDRRYQTAQAFADDLRAVRDHLPISARGLPVWVRATRWYRRHETPVRSVAAAALATAVALLLLLGLLQQYRQTQRGHLRIATDGQLHLASVQPADDGADASFLMTTPNLQPIELKADEYAVRLDSQGRFSESARVDVLGGETTKVRYVDRRIEPKSIDLTERLAVPLDDGGLAVLGRNELEVFGAAATKRFSIECSKLLPVQADLESVAENGKGDKAKRPEAKNLAVSFAFDPESNFQGDHNVLRSPFARIPRVVRETIDLDGDGRKDLLVTAAQHAAIAAISHDGEPLWSVALQFPEDPAYVLSKYPLDGFPVSVIVDVIPVEDTNGDDVIDLLINAARFEDSGIAQHMLVLVSGKSSETLRRQALPVVDMTSHKAWPNSGLLRYRRQYSDDDRNTLNIFPRAGQDLRRSELHQVYGTTWGGGRTGTGLMTLSTPQLGMVNERLVAVTATERTLRVFDLHNDAPDSVVAVALPESLFDGPQRVELGEDQWGVIMLSRNASNGFDDPHLNLYVPGEDRLRWRIPYEAKLLNQIANAAKSDLPICADLDGDGIDEILLSMIDDSWNSFPKIQCLDALTGKSKWDIPATIIGVDQAVQNCQVVGDVDRDGVQDVAVASLAVPEPVTATGDIAALQVCIDVLSGRDGSRIGWRHTPLFNDATVANVVEIDSFVYDSQSAQLLTSVVVGGPRELELDSLTVVMDMRDEQRTSMARGLTFLDNRALNVGQSGSRYYRRRPGPFGLINDAAVWDGPMNSTLWLNSYQMGTTFDSITNGKQLLMISQGELARCVNLRDGVVNWQTPVECDGSAPVFVLPNADGSSDLLLQQSSVMETVSTIIDGETGKLRFAVNEEHIAGEFQYLWPSFAEPSRYFYALADAEFRNRSGRLVKGSSGFVLFKVDRQAKRVLWHRPCFEGLDASKPWMRPSDVYEADINGDKVPDIVVGDIDNEDIVVRGLDGKTGAVIWTAKLGLQAVENQWARNQSWPKITVANETDCMFVLGADPVGEMLDARCLNTRTGETLGRSLVSQDLKQLRYNTDHLALHIISQDGDQATIGLVTKLQGARNRMTVWTQLQWTNQDGRFRETYREEAAPSQDVAVVEFPEEAGQVQEGRVGAGTYRISYTSDSIECRSLDSPEILYQVEHPQVYNSRVIYASGQPLLKGTTKDSIAMWWDLRDGSLVHESKHRHATMMFAGDSYPTLIYDQRDSESDRMVVGLTNEGIYVHRLESQSVSMDSAPSVKLQSPDDDPRYHRSLNITGVFIDRRLYIHQLLISLFATGGILLPLAYVIRYVRRRQLSLRALLLAPPIALLALYSWRAMSNHTPQAESAVSNWIAGTMIALAVVSLVYLLRRCAWKALMVSVVASLAGGFAMVMMSWNTQFDKIPGVVYWIRPQDVLLISVGVLVFILPAIAAGHWKRLRVQARLAD from the coding sequence GTGGCGGAAGACGAAAACGAATCGAGCGTGGATCTCAGGAACGCGGAAATCATTTCGGAAATCATCGACCAGTGGGTGGAATCCGATGAAGCGACGCGGCCCTCGGTCGAAGAACTGGTTGCTGCGCATCCCGAGCTGGCCCCCGGTTTACGGTCGTGCTTGGACGGTTTGCTCCGGATACGGCGCGGGGTCGATGGTCTGCGGTGTGACAGCACCACAGTCGGCGATGCCCCCAACAACCCCTCAGACACGCAGTCGACTCCGGAAATCCCTGGCTTTGAAATTCTAGGTGAACTCGGCCGAGGCGGTATGGGGATCGTCTATCGGGCTCGCCAGGAATCACTTGATCGCGTCGTTGCCCTCAAAGTCCTGCCGACCGGCAGCGTGGATCCTCGGGCTGCGGAGCGGTTTGTTCGCGAAGCCGAATTGGCTGCGACGCTGCATCACACACACATCGTTCCGATCCATGCAGTGGGGCACCACAACGGGCTCCACTGGTACGCGATGCAGTGTATTGAAGGAAACTCGTTGGTCGATTGGAACACGATCAAACCGGCAAGACCTGGCGATGCTATCGACAAGGCGATCGAAATCGGCATCGGTGCCGCGAATGCGCTGCAGCACGCGCACGACCGGGGTGTGATTCACCGTGACGTCAAGCCGGGAAATCTGCTGCTCGACGAATGCGGCCATTTGTGGCTGACGGACTTTGGATTGGCCCGCCGCAGTGCAGACGTCACCGCAACAGTTACCGGTGCGATGATCGGTACGCCACGTTACATGAGCGTTGAACAGATTTCGGTTTCCGATGAAAACGTCGATCACCGAACCGACATTTATTCACTTGGGGCCACTTTGTACGAACTGGTGACCGGCAAGCCCCTCTTTGATGCCGATTCGCCCCTGAAACTGCTTGCCAAAATCCAAAACGATGATCCGACGCCGCCCGCAACGATCAGTCCGGCGGTTTCTCGTGAACTGAACTTGGTGTTGCTCAAATCGCTGGACAAAGATCGCGACCGTCGATACCAAACCGCACAGGCGTTTGCCGATGATTTGCGAGCCGTCCGCGATCACTTGCCCATCTCCGCACGCGGCTTACCCGTTTGGGTGCGTGCGACCCGTTGGTACCGCAGGCACGAAACACCGGTTCGCAGTGTTGCGGCCGCCGCACTGGCTACCGCGGTTGCTTTGTTGCTGCTGCTGGGATTGCTGCAACAGTATCGGCAAACGCAACGAGGACATTTGCGAATCGCGACCGACGGACAATTGCATTTGGCCTCGGTGCAGCCTGCTGACGACGGCGCAGACGCTTCCTTTTTGATGACGACCCCCAATTTACAACCGATCGAGTTGAAAGCAGATGAGTATGCAGTGCGATTGGATAGCCAAGGGCGATTTTCGGAGTCTGCAAGAGTGGATGTCCTGGGAGGTGAAACGACCAAGGTCCGCTATGTCGATCGTCGCATTGAACCCAAGTCAATCGACTTGACCGAGCGGCTCGCCGTGCCATTGGACGATGGAGGTCTCGCGGTTCTGGGCAGAAACGAGCTGGAGGTATTCGGCGCAGCCGCAACGAAGCGGTTTTCCATCGAGTGCTCGAAATTGTTGCCAGTGCAGGCTGACCTCGAATCGGTCGCAGAGAACGGTAAAGGAGACAAAGCGAAGAGACCTGAAGCAAAAAATCTTGCCGTCAGTTTTGCGTTCGACCCCGAGTCGAATTTTCAAGGTGACCACAATGTCTTGCGATCACCGTTCGCTCGAATCCCAAGGGTGGTTCGCGAGACAATTGATCTGGATGGTGACGGCAGAAAAGACTTGTTGGTCACTGCGGCACAGCACGCCGCCATCGCAGCGATCAGCCATGATGGCGAGCCCCTGTGGAGCGTTGCGTTGCAGTTCCCCGAGGATCCCGCTTACGTGCTGTCGAAGTATCCGTTGGATGGATTTCCCGTGTCGGTCATCGTTGACGTGATTCCTGTCGAAGACACAAATGGGGACGACGTCATCGACCTGCTCATCAATGCGGCTCGATTCGAGGACAGCGGGATCGCTCAGCACATGCTGGTATTGGTTTCAGGCAAGAGTTCTGAGACGCTGAGACGGCAAGCCTTGCCGGTCGTGGACATGACTTCGCACAAGGCATGGCCCAACTCGGGACTGTTGCGATATCGACGTCAGTACTCGGATGACGATCGAAACACGTTGAACATTTTCCCACGTGCTGGTCAAGACCTTCGCAGATCTGAGCTGCATCAAGTCTATGGGACGACATGGGGTGGAGGACGAACTGGAACGGGCTTGATGACGCTGTCCACGCCACAGTTGGGGATGGTGAATGAACGACTGGTCGCTGTGACGGCGACGGAGCGAACACTGCGAGTGTTCGACCTACACAATGACGCCCCAGACTCGGTCGTCGCCGTTGCATTGCCTGAATCACTCTTTGATGGCCCCCAACGAGTTGAGCTTGGCGAGGACCAGTGGGGAGTCATCATGCTCTCACGCAACGCATCCAACGGTTTTGACGATCCCCATCTCAACCTCTATGTTCCTGGCGAAGATCGATTGCGTTGGAGGATCCCTTACGAGGCCAAGCTACTGAATCAGATCGCAAACGCGGCGAAGTCTGACTTGCCAATCTGCGCCGATTTGGATGGCGACGGTATCGACGAAATTCTGCTCAGCATGATTGATGATTCGTGGAATAGTTTTCCCAAGATCCAGTGTTTGGATGCGTTGACGGGAAAGTCGAAATGGGACATACCGGCGACGATCATTGGTGTTGATCAAGCCGTACAGAACTGCCAAGTCGTGGGTGATGTTGACCGCGACGGCGTGCAAGACGTGGCGGTCGCCAGCCTTGCCGTGCCGGAGCCGGTCACTGCAACAGGAGACATCGCGGCCCTCCAGGTTTGTATTGATGTCTTGAGCGGTCGAGATGGTTCTCGCATCGGTTGGCGGCACACGCCTTTGTTCAACGATGCAACGGTCGCCAATGTCGTCGAGATCGATTCGTTTGTTTACGACTCTCAAAGTGCTCAGTTACTGACCTCCGTCGTCGTTGGCGGCCCCCGTGAGCTGGAGTTGGACAGTTTGACCGTCGTCATGGACATGCGAGATGAGCAACGGACCAGCATGGCCAGAGGACTGACATTCCTGGACAACCGGGCATTGAATGTAGGGCAAAGCGGATCGCGTTACTACCGACGTCGTCCCGGTCCCTTTGGGCTGATCAATGATGCGGCCGTCTGGGATGGCCCAATGAATTCGACGTTATGGCTCAATTCGTACCAAATGGGGACCACGTTTGACTCGATCACGAACGGCAAACAATTGCTCATGATTTCGCAGGGTGAACTCGCTCGCTGTGTCAATTTGCGCGACGGTGTTGTGAATTGGCAGACCCCAGTGGAGTGTGACGGCAGTGCGCCAGTCTTTGTTTTGCCCAACGCGGACGGATCCTCTGATTTGCTGCTGCAGCAAAGTAGCGTGATGGAAACGGTCTCGACCATCATCGACGGCGAAACGGGAAAGCTTCGGTTTGCTGTGAACGAAGAACACATTGCCGGCGAGTTTCAGTATCTCTGGCCAAGTTTCGCAGAGCCGTCGCGATATTTCTACGCTCTTGCCGATGCGGAGTTTCGGAACCGTTCTGGACGATTGGTAAAGGGAAGCTCTGGATTTGTTCTGTTCAAGGTCGATCGTCAAGCGAAGCGAGTGCTTTGGCATCGCCCCTGTTTCGAGGGACTCGATGCGTCTAAACCGTGGATGCGTCCCTCCGATGTGTACGAAGCAGACATCAACGGCGACAAGGTGCCGGATATCGTCGTCGGCGACATCGACAACGAAGATATCGTGGTCCGTGGATTGGACGGAAAGACTGGAGCGGTCATTTGGACCGCCAAACTGGGGCTGCAAGCCGTGGAAAATCAATGGGCGAGAAACCAATCATGGCCAAAAATCACCGTTGCCAACGAAACCGATTGCATGTTTGTTCTCGGGGCCGACCCCGTTGGCGAGATGTTGGATGCTCGCTGCCTCAATACAAGAACAGGAGAAACGCTGGGACGATCGCTGGTCTCACAAGACTTGAAACAACTACGGTACAACACCGATCATCTGGCATTGCACATCATCAGCCAGGACGGTGATCAGGCAACGATAGGGTTGGTGACCAAGTTACAGGGGGCTCGAAACCGCATGACTGTATGGACACAATTGCAGTGGACAAATCAGGACGGTCGATTTCGAGAAACGTATCGAGAGGAGGCAGCCCCGAGTCAGGATGTTGCCGTGGTGGAATTTCCGGAGGAGGCTGGCCAAGTCCAAGAAGGCCGAGTCGGGGCAGGCACATATCGCATCAGCTACACCTCGGACTCTATCGAGTGCCGATCGTTGGATTCGCCAGAGATCCTTTACCAAGTAGAACATCCACAAGTCTATAATTCACGCGTTATTTACGCGTCAGGACAACCGCTACTGAAGGGTACGACAAAGGACAGTATCGCGATGTGGTGGGACTTGCGTGATGGCAGCCTGGTCCACGAAAGCAAGCATCGACACGCAACGATGATGTTCGCTGGTGACTCCTACCCGACGCTGATCTATGATCAGCGGGACAGTGAGTCCGATCGGATGGTGGTTGGCTTGACCAACGAAGGAATCTATGTGCATCGACTGGAGAGCCAGTCCGTCTCCATGGATTCGGCCCCCAGCGTCAAGCTTCAGTCGCCCGATGACGATCCACGGTACCACCGATCGCTGAACATCACCGGCGTCTTCATCGACCGCCGACTGTATATCCATCAGCTATTGATATCGCTCTTTGCCACAGGCGGGATTCTGTTGCCACTGGCTTACGTGATCCGCTATGTCCGTCGACGACAGCTCTCGCTAAGAGCATTGTTGCTGGCTCCACCGATCGCCTTGTTGGCACTCTATTCTTGGCGAGCGATGTCAAATCACACCCCACAGGCAGAGTCAGCGGTATCTAATTGGATCGCCGGCACGATGATCGCTCTCGCCGTTGTGAGCCTGGTGTATTTGCTCAGGCGATGTGCCTGGAAAGCACTCATGGTCAGCGTAGTAGCCTCCCTTGCGGGCGGGTTCGCGATGGTCATGATGTCATGGAATACTCAATTCGACAAAATTCCCGGAGTCGTCTATTGGATCAGGCCGCAAGACGTTTTGTTGATTTCCGTTGGAGTGTTGGTGTTCATTTTGCCTGCAATCGCCGCGGGTCATTGGAAGAGACTCCGAGTGCAAGCTAGGTTGGCTGACTGA